Within Cucumis melo cultivar AY chromosome 4, USDA_Cmelo_AY_1.0, whole genome shotgun sequence, the genomic segment TGAACTTTGAAAGACTTATTTCCATTCATATTTCAAATACTTATAGGAGAGAGAAGTATTTTAGAGATTTGATATTACATTTAGATATAAAAGTAAAATTCTATAGTCTATGCTTTTATGATGAAAATATTTTCCATTGATTTGAAAATTAGGAGGTGGGCCTTAGAATTTGGGCTCCTTAATAGCTTTAATGAAAAGTCTCCATTTCTGGAAAACCCAAGATTTTTCCTTCTCCATATTTTACCTTCGCATCGACCGGCGCCATTATTATAGAGATCTCAAAGTCGATCTCGGAGGTCGGAATCCATGGCCGatcaccaccaccaccaccaccagaGGCCTCACCGTCTCTCAATTCCGTCGCGTGCGGGTGATTTCTCCACTGCCGGCGCCGCCTCCTCTTCTCGACCATctttccctctctttccttattCGTCTTCAACCCCAACTCCCACTCCTTCAAAGACCCGCCTTTATCCCAAATCCTCCAATAAAAGCTCAATCTCATTCCTGTTTTTGCTTCTATTTTCTCTCCGTTCACTCTATTCTCTCCTCCCATTCCTCcgttcttctccttctttctctctcttcccCTTTTCTTTCTTGGTTTCTCTCTTGTCCTTTCTTCTtactctctttttctctctttttaccaattcttcttcttcctccaacTTCCAATTCCATAATTCGAAGCAGAACCGAGGCGTTTTCTTCTTGTCTTCGATGTCGCAGCAGCAGCTTAAGACTATGGTTGTTAAGTCAGTTCTACTTgccattgtttttcttcttcgaTTTCAAGCGTTGTTGTACTGTGGAACAGCTGCAATGATTCTTGCTGAAATGACTGGGAATGTGGCTGCTCGATTCTTGGTTGAGGGGCGGAATCAGATGACTATGGGTGATCGGACTCGAAGTCGGTCCTCTGAGGTTCGCGGGTTCTTGTCTTTGTTTTTTGGCTTGTTTCTGTTGTCTATTAGTTGGGACCGAATTGATTGCTTCCCTTTCGCTACTTCTTTCATTGATAAATACGGATTTTCTGTGCTTCCAAGAGAGAATTGTATGAGAATTTGGCCAATGTTGCTTCCTTTTCTTTCTGGGTTTTTGGGTTGTTATGAGCGGATTTCAATGAATTGGGGGAGTGTTAAGCAATTGGGTCAGAAACGAGTTAGATTAGTTTCACTGTTCTTCACGACTATTATCCTTTTTGTTCCTGCTGTAATCAGTATGCTCTTGTTTGAAGCGGAGGGGAAGAGTGTTTCCTTGGGAAGTCTTGCATGGCCTCTCGCAAACACTGTAGTTTTTGGGGTGcttttgaatgaaaattatAGTGATGACAAACTAGTCAGTTCGAAAGATTTTAGGAGTGAATTTCTGGTCACTTTTGTTTGTACTGTTATTCTAGAGTTGCTTTATTTTCCTGAGCTCTCTCTATGGGGATTGTTATTCTGTGGATTACTACTCTATGTGGCTGTAAGAGAGTTAGACCCTGTTTTCCTGAACTACCATGAGCTTGGGGTTGAGTCATCGGATTCAATTGTCACAATGGTTATGAGACCTGTTCGTCACATTCTGACCGAGCGGAAGTCTCGAAAGATTGCACTTTTCCTCTTGATAAACACTGGTTATATGGTTGTTGAATTTGTTGCTGGTTTTATGAGCAACAGTCTTGGGCTGATATCAGATGCATGCCATATGTTGTTTGATTGTGCTGCTTTGGCGATTGGGTTGTATGCTTCTTATATTTCTCGTTTGCCTGCGAACAATCAATTCAACTACGGGCGGGGGAGATTTGAGATTCTTTCAGGATATGCTAATGCTGTATTCCTCGTTTTGGTCGGGGCACTCATTGTATTGGAGTCGCTTGAGCGAATTTTGGACCCACAGGAGATATCTACTAGCAGTTTGTTAACAGTTTCTATTGGAGGGCTGGTTGTTAATGTGGTTGGTTTGATCTTCTTTCACGAAGAGCATCATCATGCCCATGGTGGATCGGGATCATGCTCACATTCGCATTCCCATTCACATTCTCAGAGGAATTCCCACTCGTGCGCAGGCTCTCATCATCATGACAAACACGAGCATGATAGCTGTAGGAAGCATGAGAATGCTATCTCTGTTACCAAGGAATGTCATGAAAGTTCAGTTTCTGTTCATACTGGCCATCATGAACACAGGCAGGTCGATGTTTGCAGTGAGAATCACCTTAGTTACCACTGTGACGATCATCATCATCTTGAACACACTGACCATCATGACCACAAGCATGATCATAGCCACGTTCATCACCACAAGCACTCTCACGATCACGATCATGACCATCATCATGACTGCAAGCATGAGCACCATGACCATGTTCATCGACATGACCAACACGGTCATCTTTCTCAACCCAAATCTGATGTGCCCAAAATGGTTTCTCATAGTGTTTCAGAAAGTTCACATAGCCACCCTTCAAAACAGCCTGTTGAGGGGACAGTACGAAAGAAGCACCATCATCACCACATTGACCACAACATGGAAGGGATATTTTTACACGTCTTGGCTGACACCATGGGAAGTGTTGGCGTTGTTATATCGACCCTTTTGATCAAATACAAGGGATGGCTTGTAGCCGATCCAGCCTGTTCCATATTTATTTCTATAATGATCATTTCTTCAGTTATTCCATTACTTAGAAACTCTGCAGAAATCTTACTTCAAAGAGTTCCTAGAGCACATGAGCAGGATTTGAAAGAGGCTGTGAGTGATATTATGGAAATACATGGAGTCCAAGGCATACAGAACCTGCACGTCTGGAGTTTCACCAACACTGACGTCGTGGGAACTCTCCGTCTTCATGTTTCAACGGAAACTGACAAGCCTTCTATAAAGGCAAAGGTTGAACACATTTTACATGATGCTGGAATCAAAGACTTGACATTGCAGCTGGAGCATAATCGGGAACTATCTTGATGAGCTTCTTCTTAACAATGATTTCGTCCACTTGTGCAATTATTGGATGATCAGATTGATGCGGTATTTCATAATCCCCAATGCAAGCTGATAGGCTCCTTTAAACCAATGTGTCGGGAATTAAGTAGattatatccatattcattcCTCTTCTAGCTCTGCAAATGCAATGTGAAGAGTCTGAATTGGTTCTTGTCAAAGGATAAGGAATTATAGTTCATGTTAGGCTGAAATCAAGTTACATCTTTTAGATCTTTCCGTTGTTGCATCACAGAGAGTGATGGTTCTCTGTTGAATCCTTGTTATACATATTCTTATAGTGACTCAAATAGTAGATTAGTGTCGATGTAATTGATCATTTTTTGCAGGATGTAAAGAATGAATTCGAAATAGTAATCATTATCTTTCAGGTTTATGTGTTATGCGTAATGTAATTCAGTGTTCTTGTGCGTTTGACATCAAGTTTAGAGTAGTTAAAAATGTTGCAATGAttcgaattttttttttttttactttctaaATATATTACTAAAAGTAATTGAAATATTACATATACATAATTTCAATTGATCGACATCCTGACAAAAGCTACAGAGATCTTTAACTTCATTCATTGGCAAACAAAAGGATGCTTGATCAACAGCCAACTTGGTCTTCTTTTATAAGGACTTCTAATCAAACACTTCTTAATAAAGTCTCTTCCTTCCCTTGATATGTTCTTAGGAATTTCCGGTATCTTCTCATTGTTACAATCCATCAGATATCGATGTGCATCTCCAAAGCTCCATGCAGATTTTCCCGTAAACATCTCCAACACGACGCATCCAAGTGCCCAAATATCAGCAGGCCACCCCAAATAACCTTCTCTAGCCAACTCCGGCGATGCATACGGTCCCGAACCACTAATTTCCTCCTCACATATTACTTCAGCAGTGAGCTTCCTAGCCAATCCAAAGCTAGCTAACTTGGCCATACCGTGAGACAACAAAATATTTCTTGATTTTATGTCACCATGAATGTATCGACCATTGCAATGCATGTAATAAAGTCCATGT encodes:
- the LOC103487050 gene encoding uncharacterized protein LOC103487050 encodes the protein MADHHHHHHQRPHRLSIPSRAGDFSTAGAASSSRPSFPLFPYSSSTPTPTPSKTRLYPKSSNKSSISFLFLLLFSLRSLYSLLPFLRSSPSFSLFPFSFLVSLLSFLLTLFFSLFTNSSSSSNFQFHNSKQNRGVFFLSSMSQQQLKTMVVKSVLLAIVFLLRFQALLYCGTAAMILAEMTGNVAARFLVEGRNQMTMGDRTRSRSSEVRGFLSLFFGLFLLSISWDRIDCFPFATSFIDKYGFSVLPRENCMRIWPMLLPFLSGFLGCYERISMNWGSVKQLGQKRVRLVSLFFTTIILFVPAVISMLLFEAEGKSVSLGSLAWPLANTVVFGVLLNENYSDDKLVSSKDFRSEFLVTFVCTVILELLYFPELSLWGLLFCGLLLYVAVRELDPVFLNYHELGVESSDSIVTMVMRPVRHILTERKSRKIALFLLINTGYMVVEFVAGFMSNSLGLISDACHMLFDCAALAIGLYASYISRLPANNQFNYGRGRFEILSGYANAVFLVLVGALIVLESLERILDPQEISTSSLLTVSIGGLVVNVVGLIFFHEEHHHAHGGSGSCSHSHSHSHSQRNSHSCAGSHHHDKHEHDSCRKHENAISVTKECHESSVSVHTGHHEHRQVDVCSENHLSYHCDDHHHLEHTDHHDHKHDHSHVHHHKHSHDHDHDHHHDCKHEHHDHVHRHDQHGHLSQPKSDVPKMVSHSVSESSHSHPSKQPVEGTVRKKHHHHHIDHNMEGIFLHVLADTMGSVGVVISTLLIKYKGWLVADPACSIFISIMIISSVIPLLRNSAEILLQRVPRAHEQDLKEAVSDIMEIHGVQGIQNLHVWSFTNTDVVGTLRLHVSTETDKPSIKAKVEHILHDAGIKDLTLQLEHNRELS